In one Coccinella septempunctata chromosome 6, icCocSept1.1, whole genome shotgun sequence genomic region, the following are encoded:
- the LOC123314815 gene encoding inositol-tetrakisphosphate 1-kinase-like, with product MTPKPSLRLACWMSHKKAQKFDWQEFESVCANHGYELFNVNLERFLDEQGPIHVFLHKLTDIIASAKEGNEQNSQKIQMIEDFLQCNPSIVVIDPICNVRQLLDRHICYQIIRSTDLYNYGIFTPNFCELNYKEISDIKRDLQSSNVTYPFICKPILGHGSKEAHEMTIIFNEKQLNQIKIPCVAQSFINHNAVLYKLFIVGSKYHCVERPSIKNFHTTELNVINFQSSDVSKAGCHHDLSILDPVDRNVVKIEPDHKILGEIAKTIRKEFGMDLLGVDVVISNRTSRYAIIDVNAFPGYDGFPNFFEELLECVKEKCTMNQFNGKAEEKTDIFV from the exons ATGACGCCTAAACCCTCTTTGAGACTAGCATGTTGGATGTCCCACAAAAAGGCCCAGAAATTTGATTGGCAAGAATTTGAATCAGTTTGCGCTAATCATGGCTATGAACTTTTCAAT GTGAACTTGGAAAGATTTCTAGATGAACAAGGTCCTATTCATGTATTCTTGCATAAATTAACAGATATCATTGCATCTGCTAAAGAAGGGAACGAGCAG AATTCTCAGAAAATACAAATGATCGAAGATTTTCTTCAGTGTAACCCATCTATAGTAGTAATTGATCCTATATGCAATGTAAGACAACTTTTGGATAGACACATATGTTATCAGATCATAAGATCAACAGATTTATATAATTATGGGATTTTTACACCAAACTTTTGTGAATTGAACTACAAGGAGATATCCGATATTAAGAGGGATTTGCAGTCTTCAAATGTGACATATCCTTTCATTTGTAAACCAATATTAGGTCATGGTTCGAAGGAAGCCCATGAAATGACCattatcttcaatgaaaaacagTTGAATCAAATAAAAATACCTTGTGTTGCTCAGAGTTTCATAAATCATAATGCTGTGTTGTATAAATTATTTATAGTAGGATCAAAATATCATTGCGTTGAGAGGCCatccataaaaaatttccaTACAACAGAATTGAACGTCATAAATTTCCAAAGTAGCGATGTATCAAAAGCTGGATGCCATCATGATTTATCTATACTGGATCCCGTAGATCGGAATGTAGTCAAAATTGAACCGGATCATAAAATTCTAGGTGAAATTGCCAAAACTATAAGGAAAGAATTCGGAATGGATCTTTTGGGTGTCGATGTAGTGATATCAAATAGGACTTCAAGATATGCAATCATCGATGTTAATGCGTTTCCAG GTTATGATggttttccaaattttttcgaagaatTATTGGAATGTGTGAAGGAAAAATGCACTATGAATCAATTTAATGGAAAAGCTGAAGAGAAGACTGATATTTTTGTATGA
- the LOC123314811 gene encoding uncharacterized protein LOC123314811 — protein sequence MSKYFKNNKSDGDEENKSVSKSGVKPRSYSCKPDIGPSGDHKPIERLPFETRPNLRVNMWLNNVGSGSSRTSQSNSELYTIDEDHLEKINFIRRRLDMAELNDPEELHRTEVDLRREEPGRNKSDQLACPLKEECTICRRCREEKLNIRPSLSSISEKSNISNASTQSAVRYKPPPKKICLKAATSTETASINSRKTDCAKTDVIEIPGLDLGNDQEQLSNENKSVQCTSKDTERTSQSTDYWKPKCVRHDDAGDNIDLVEVDLYIEPEIVVKQPGKPTGLSSKNCIKFLPIRDDEVTTSGKSNKNEFFDEIVSNCSFSLGQLSAPLVPSHDSFFKSKKKQKKRRLKKRGFSVVEGVKLDKSSIEIRRTFPDTSETSDALEEIETDEISGINSDTDAKTFDSKLMASLAIPSKIVKPVKLPLVAKLTEMMKGGRCKKSKDVEHRSCMFEDDICSVKNVQRQNDTYVRAGAEFNNYREAAEELLTINETKKVKEDGCHQRSQKIPNKYSTKKRQSVDYEFYSEGLPQSRTCEVLHLSHQQQVEDDSDSECLRAIENCCCIRRIFKKKTPTFFSN from the exons atgtcaaaatatttcaagaataaCAAGAGCGATGGTGATGAGGAAAACAAGTCTGTTTCAAAATCTGGAGTTAAACCAAGATCTTATTCCTGTAAACCAG ATATTGGCCCTTCAGGTGATCACAAGCCAATAGAAAGGCTTCCGTTCGAAACCAGACCCAACTTGAGGGTGAACATGTGGTTGAATAATGTAGGATCGGGAAGTTCCCGAACTTCCCAGAGCAACAGCGAGCTTTACACAATCGACGAGGATCACTTGGAAAAGATAAATTTCATTCGAAGAAGATTAGATATGGCGGAACTGAATGATCCTGAGGAATTGCACAGAACGGAGGTTGATTTAAGAAGGGAGGAACCTGGAAGAAACAAATCGGATCAACTCGCTTGTCCTTTGAAAGAAGAGTGCACCATCTGTCGACGATGTAGGGAGGAGAAATTAAACATCAGGCCGTCGTTGTCTTCCATCAGCGAAAAATCCAATATATCGAACGCATCGACGCAGTCGGCAGTCAGGTATAAACCGCCAccgaaaaaaatatgtttgaaaGCTGCGACGTCTACAGAAACAGCGTCCATTAACTCCCGTAAAACGGATTGCGCCAAAACCgatgttatcgaaattcctGGCTTAGATTTGGGCAACGATCAGGAACAGCTCAGCAACGAGAACAAATCCGTTCAGTGTACTAGCAAAGATACCGAACGAACCTCCCAGTCGACGGACTACTGGAAACCAAAATGTGTCCGCCACGATGACGCTGGTGACAACATCGATTTAGTCGAGGTGGACCTATACATCGAGCCAGAAATAGTGGTTAAACAACCGGGAAAACCCACAGGACTTTCCAGTAAAAACTGCATCAAATTCTTGCCGATCAGAGATGACGAAGTAACCACTTCTGGAAAATCGAATAAGAACGAATTTTTCGACGAAATAGTGTCGAATTGTAGTTTCTCCCTGGGACAACTATCAGCGCCTCTGGTGCCTTCCCATGATTCCTTCTTCAAGTCCAAGAAGAAACAGAAGAAACGACGGTTGAAAAAGAGGGGATTCAGTGTGGTGGAAGGGGTAAAACTGGATAAATCGAGCATAGAAATAAGAAGAACCTTTCCGGACACGTCAGAAACGTCAGATGCTTTGGAAGAAATCGAAACAGATGAAATTTCCGGCATTAACTCGGACACAGACGCTAAAACTTTCGATAGTAAGTTAATGGCCAGCTTGGCTATCCCATCTAAAATAGTCAAACCCGTAAAATTACCGCTTGTTGCAAAATTAACCGAAATGATGAAAGGGGGGCGCTGTAAAAAGAGTAAAGATGTGGAACATAGAAGTTGCATGTTCGAAGATGACATTTGTTCTGTGAAAAACGTTCAGAGGCAAAACGACACGTATGTTAGGGCGGGTGCGGAATTTAACAACTACAGGGAAGCCGCCGAGGAGCTCCTAACGATAAACGAAACCAAGAAAGTCAAAGAAGACGGTTGCCACCAGAGGTCACAAAAAATCCCCAATAAATACAGCACGAAAAAACGGCAATCCGTAGATTACGAATTTTACTCGGAGGGTCTGCCTCAAAGTAGAACCTGCGAGGTTTTACATCTCAGCCATCAGCAGCAGGTCGAAGACGATAGCGACTCAGAGTGTCTGAGGGCGATCGAAAATTGCTGTTGCATCAGGAGGATATTCAAGAAGAAGACGCCGACTTTTTTCTCTAACTGA
- the LOC123314813 gene encoding acetylcholine receptor subunit beta-like 2, with the protein MAMLLKFASVFIFMLVVFTNDVSANIKHIEANPDTKRLYDDLLSNYNRLIRPVINHTETLTVWLGLKLSQLIEMNLKNQIMTTNLWVVQKWYDYKLRWDPEEYGGVEMLYVPSEHIWLPDIVLFNNADGNYEVTLMTKAVLSYTGEVIWKPPSIYKSSCEINVQYFPFDEQSCLMKFGSWTYNGKQVDLKHIDQVAGSNIVKVGIDLSEFYLSVEWDLLAVPATRNEEYYPCCPEPYADITFKITMRRKTLFYTVNLIIPCVGITFLTVLVFYLPSDSGEKVSLCVSILLSLTVFFLLLAEIIPPTSLAVPLLGKYLLFTMSLVTSSIWVTVCVLNVHFRSPSTHKLGPWVRKVFLQWMPKLLIMRRTTYTVPEYDDSMPPRGYTNDMDMQMNVSEPFTTDFKITSKEPSFVLQNAEDNKLKAHASMTCSSDITPRQLSNNVLEALQGVRFIAQHIRDADKDREIVEDWKFISMVLDRFFLWVFTLACIGGTCGIIFQAPSLYDTRTPVDQQLSEITLSKIFQLPPAHIPIQ; encoded by the exons ATGGCAATGTTATTGAAATTTGcctcagtttttatttttatgctTGTTGTTTTCACCAACGATGTCTCAG CAAATATTAAACACATAGAAGCCAATCCGGACACAAAGAGGCTTTACGATGATTTATTGAGTAATTATAACAGGCTCATTAGGCCAGTAATTAACCACACAGAAACACTGACTGTCTGGCTAGGATTGAAGTTGTCTCAGTTAATTGAAATGAATCTCAAGAACCAAATTATGACCACAAATCTATGGGTGGTACAG AAATGGTACGATTACAAGTTAAGGTGGGACCCAGAAGAATATGGGGGAGTAGAAATGCTATATGTCCCCTCTGAGCACATCTGGTTACCAGATATTGTACTTTTCAACAA TGCAGACGGCAACTATGAAGTAACCCTGATGACCAAAGCTGTTTTATCCTACACAGGGGAAGTAATTTGGAAGCCGCCATCCATTTATAAATCTTCCTGCGAGATAAATGTGCAATACTTTCCATTTGATGAACAGAGCTGTTTAATGAAATTCGGCTCGTGGACATACAACGGAAAACAA GTGGATCTGAAACACATTGACCAAGTTGCTGGGAGCAACATAGTCAAGGTCGGAATCGATTTGAGTGAATTCTACCTGTCAGTTGAATGGGATTTGCTGGCAGTGCCTGCTACTAGAAACGAGGAATACTACCCTTGTTGTCCGGAACCTTATGCTG ACATAACCTTCAAGATAACGATGCGTCGAAAAACCCTTTTCTACACGGTGAACCTGATAATTCCCTGCGTAGGAATCACGTTCCTCACCGTGCTGGTGTTCTACCTTCCCTCAGATTCCGGTGAAAAAGTCAGCTTGTGCGTGTCGATTCTGCTCTCTCTCACCGTGTTCTTCCTCCTGCTGGCAGAGATCATCCCACCCACATCTTTGGCCGTGCCCTTGCTGGGGAAATACCTATTGTTCACCATGTCCCTAGTTACTTCTTCCATTTGGGTTACAGTTTGCGTGCTCAACGTTCATTTCAG ATCACCATCTACCCACAAATTGGGACCATGGGTTAGAAAAGTTTTCCTGCAGTGGATGCCAAAGCTGCTCATCATGAGGAGGACAACGTATACTGTGCCAGAATACGATGACAGCATGCCGCCACGTGGATATACGAACGATATGGATATGCA aatgaatGTCAGCGAGCCATTCACAACagatttcaaaataactagTAAAGAGCCAAGCTTCGTATTACAAAATGCAGAGGACAATAAACTGAAGGCACACGCCTCAA TGACTTGTTCTTCTGATATAACTCCCCGTCAGTTGTCAAACAATGTTCTCGAAGCTCTACAGGGAGTACGTTTCATTGCACAACACATTAGAGATGCTGATAAAGACAGAGAg ATAGTGGAAGATTGGAAATTCATCTCCATGGTATTGGATAGATTCTTTTTGTGGGTGTTCACACTCGCTTGTATTGGAGGCACGTGCGGTATTATTTTCCAAGCACCCTCTCTGTACGACACCAGAACCCCCGTGGATCAACAACTCAGCGAAATAAcactttcgaaaatatttcagctgCCTCCAGCTCACATTCCCAttcaataa